One window of Tenacibaculum maritimum NCIMB 2154 genomic DNA carries:
- a CDS encoding response regulator receiver domain, producing MTLNQKTKEIILDSIKSAIFIDEKALEPYKAKPKDPYPEVDLSINLLKKFKEKGISLAVHKFTPNDLQNEERLKYFFKRRDLVLLDWRLEGNDGEEHSLNLLSKIVKEKHIHFCSIFTSELNMNEIIDNVSTYFSGYNLGYYQNIIDELDIYRDDNLATFNQISFNDEKANARLYGNFYKIDNNLPQLIKDCTGLLNFGEALIQVSYAFSNLHKSLEANPKLSHINRTNFSLNINNTIITIIPKSENSAIKILNRLVDQVRKSENNLSQLLGLDMQNSFTNNASFIDENLLNTSIDTLMYHRKQLKIHNLDLEFNNFIKSILLEHSKLKLEDSDLKILEEEFLNKISKQNYKVSNSEIAVLNAFYNGTVLKEKKLLNFGDIFKGENTTYYLCITALCDCILHNGESNIDFNYYFVKGNSIPLEEGIKKGDGGFISYIDSKTCILWGQEYVKPKQYFVENPLLVDNKIRIEFRNKQKVLVQEDIEYVFTLKQNYAQRITNHSFNHPIRVGVDFVKVNK from the coding sequence ATGACTTTAAATCAGAAAACCAAAGAAATAATTCTAGATTCAATAAAGTCTGCTATTTTTATTGATGAGAAAGCCTTAGAGCCATATAAAGCAAAACCCAAAGACCCTTATCCAGAAGTTGATTTATCTATTAATCTTCTTAAAAAATTTAAAGAAAAAGGTATTTCACTAGCAGTTCATAAATTTACTCCTAATGACCTTCAAAATGAAGAGCGTCTAAAATATTTTTTTAAAAGAAGAGATTTAGTATTACTTGATTGGAGACTTGAAGGTAATGATGGAGAAGAACATTCTTTAAATCTATTATCTAAAATTGTTAAAGAAAAACATATTCATTTTTGTTCAATTTTCACTTCTGAACTGAATATGAATGAAATTATTGATAATGTTTCAACTTATTTTTCAGGATATAATTTAGGGTATTATCAAAATATAATTGATGAGTTAGATATTTATAGAGATGATAATTTGGCTACTTTTAATCAAATATCATTTAATGATGAAAAGGCCAATGCGCGTCTTTATGGTAATTTTTATAAAATAGATAATAATTTACCTCAATTAATAAAAGATTGTACTGGCTTGTTAAATTTTGGAGAAGCTCTTATTCAAGTATCCTACGCTTTTTCTAATTTACATAAATCATTAGAAGCTAACCCTAAATTATCTCATATAAATAGAACAAATTTCAGTCTTAATATTAATAATACCATTATAACTATTATTCCTAAATCTGAAAATAGTGCAATTAAGATTTTGAACAGATTAGTAGACCAAGTAAGGAAGTCCGAAAATAATCTTTCTCAATTATTAGGTTTAGATATGCAAAATAGTTTTACTAATAATGCTTCTTTTATTGATGAAAATTTATTGAATACTAGTATTGATACTTTAATGTATCACCGGAAGCAACTAAAGATTCATAATTTGGATTTAGAATTTAATAATTTTATAAAATCAATATTATTAGAACATTCAAAATTAAAATTAGAAGACTCAGATTTAAAGATTCTTGAAGAAGAATTTCTAAATAAAATATCAAAGCAAAATTATAAAGTTTCTAATTCTGAAATAGCAGTATTAAATGCATTTTATAATGGTACTGTTTTAAAAGAAAAGAAATTATTGAATTTTGGAGATATATTCAAAGGAGAAAATACTACTTACTATTTATGTATAACAGCACTTTGTGATTGTATACTACACAATGGTGAAAGCAATATAGACTTTAATTACTATTTTGTAAAGGGAAACTCTATTCCTTTGGAAGAAGGTATAAAAAAAGGTGATGGAGGTTTTATTTCTTATATAGATTCTAAAACTTGTATTTTGTGGGGGCAAGAATATGTTAAACCAAAACAATATTTTGTTGAAAATCCTTTACTAGTAGATAATAAAATAAGAATAGAGTTTAGAAATAAACAAAAAGTTTTAGTCCAAGAAGACATTGAATATGTGTTTACTCTAAAACAAAATTATGCCCAAAGGATAACAAATCATAGTTTTAATCATCCTATAAGAGTAGGAGTTGATTTTGTTAAAGTTAATAAGTAA
- a CDS encoding helix-turn-helix domain-containing protein, whose product MGRLTQIRIREDLDTLESYKQKVTNFKSSQKLKVLFLISSGGYKTLGPIASILSINYSTLHRWLKIYREKGIDYYLSPDKRNRSSKIITPAIHKELQNLLNQERVQFNGYKDVQKWLEVNHGVKIEYQWLWKYLKTKLGTTLKVPRKSNVKKDKDASAEFFKTS is encoded by the coding sequence ATGGGAAGACTGACTCAAATCCGTATTAGAGAAGATTTAGACACATTAGAATCGTACAAACAAAAAGTAACCAATTTTAAGAGTTCACAAAAGCTTAAAGTTTTGTTTTTAATTAGCTCAGGAGGTTATAAAACATTAGGTCCAATAGCTAGTATCCTTTCTATCAATTATAGTACTCTTCATAGATGGTTGAAGATATATAGAGAAAAAGGAATAGATTATTACCTAAGTCCAGACAAACGTAATAGATCCTCAAAAATAATTACTCCTGCTATTCACAAGGAGTTACAGAATCTGTTGAACCAAGAAAGAGTTCAATTCAATGGTTATAAAGATGTTCAAAAGTGGTTAGAAGTAAATCACGGTGTTAAGATTGAATATCAATGGCTTTGGAAATACTTAAAAACTAAATTAGGTACTACTCTTAAAGTTCCAAGAAAAAGTAACGTTAAGAAAGATAAAGATGCTTCGGCTGAATTTTTTAAAACTTCCTGA
- a CDS encoding IS630 family transposase: MLRLNFLKLPDRFNSIRDSLNKNNRFDSVNLYFQDESRFGLKTFVGKCLSLVGLKPVVSYQHKFSNTYLWGSYSPINGDSFVWEINGVDSKIFEAYLAAFSLHNPNEYKIVVIDNAAFHSSKNINVPDNIFLLRIPPYTPELNPCEQIWQYIKYRFRNKYFQNMTELKQWLYQIVNQMDNELIKSIVADYRYKEIFITHFKV, from the coding sequence ATGCTTCGGCTGAATTTTTTAAAACTTCCTGATAGGTTTAATTCGATTAGAGATAGTCTAAATAAGAATAATAGATTTGATAGCGTCAATTTATATTTTCAAGATGAATCTCGATTTGGTCTGAAGACCTTTGTAGGTAAATGTCTATCGTTAGTAGGATTAAAACCAGTAGTGTCTTACCAACATAAATTTTCTAATACTTACCTGTGGGGTAGCTATTCTCCTATAAATGGAGATAGTTTTGTGTGGGAAATTAATGGAGTAGATTCAAAAATATTTGAAGCCTATTTAGCGGCTTTTTCTCTACATAATCCTAACGAATATAAAATTGTAGTTATAGATAATGCCGCTTTTCATTCCTCAAAAAATATTAATGTGCCTGATAATATTTTTCTCTTGAGAATACCTCCGTACACACCAGAACTTAATCCCTGTGAACAAATATGGCAATATATCAAGTATCGTTTTAGAAATAAGTATTTTCAAAATATGACAGAATTAAAACAATGGTTATATCAAATTGTAAATCAAATGGACAATGAACTTATAAAATCAATTGTAGCTGATTATAGATACAAAGAAATATTTATAACGCATTTTAAAGTTTAA
- a CDS encoding ETX/MTX2 family pore-forming toxin — protein sequence MKKIITSLTLLAFIAYSCNTDDEVLSNQQVSTTGIDNKGIKLEGDEALKALEEINASNEWKLIAKGEKESEERVSNGLISLPASSPLNITQGLEKLGITTGEITQATSTFDKWLAHFEVFKPYAVFFNDKDVLNNQYGYTPKYVGSRNRERYGYVPFAIKAGKPSVSYDRLDTQGKEVHEFYIINESNLTDESTQSYSYEQGVEESVNVSAGVSLGFEAKIGVPMFAESSFSVGVELSTGYSNTRSTVKTIAAEYTAQMPPRTKRKIRIVTDLVNVDARYKIPYVLNGNFEAYYYYQLEHTGGRSTPDGDKTRNIFPASTLDKYIGNQKSAGSISYLKKSNVQVFAGPAIPLD from the coding sequence ATGAAAAAAATTATTACGTCTTTAACATTGTTAGCTTTTATAGCTTATTCCTGTAATACAGATGACGAAGTACTTTCTAATCAACAAGTAAGTACTACAGGAATAGATAATAAAGGTATTAAGTTGGAAGGAGACGAGGCTTTGAAAGCTCTCGAAGAAATCAACGCTAGCAATGAATGGAAATTAATAGCTAAAGGAGAAAAAGAAAGTGAAGAAAGAGTTTCAAATGGTTTAATAAGCTTACCAGCTTCTTCCCCATTAAACATAACTCAAGGATTAGAAAAATTAGGCATTACAACTGGTGAAATTACACAAGCAACATCTACATTTGATAAGTGGCTAGCTCACTTTGAGGTTTTTAAACCTTATGCTGTTTTCTTTAATGATAAAGATGTGTTGAACAATCAGTATGGATATACTCCTAAATATGTAGGTAGCAGAAATAGAGAGAGATATGGATATGTTCCTTTTGCTATCAAAGCAGGAAAACCTTCTGTAAGTTATGATAGATTAGATACTCAAGGAAAAGAAGTTCATGAGTTTTATATTATTAATGAAAGTAACTTAACAGATGAATCAACGCAATCATATTCATATGAGCAAGGTGTAGAAGAATCTGTAAATGTAAGTGCGGGAGTTTCTTTAGGCTTTGAAGCTAAAATAGGCGTTCCTATGTTTGCTGAATCTAGTTTTTCTGTAGGTGTGGAGCTTAGTACAGGGTATTCTAATACTAGAAGTACTGTTAAAACTATTGCTGCTGAATATACAGCTCAAATGCCTCCTAGAACTAAGAGAAAAATTAGAATTGTAACTGATTTAGTAAATGTTGATGCTAGGTATAAGATTCCTTATGTTCTTAATGGTAACTTTGAAGCATACTATTATTACCAATTAGAACATACAGGAGGAAGATCAACTCCTGATGGTGATAAAACAAGAAACATCTTCCCTGCTAGTACTCTTGATAAGTACATAGGAAACCAAAAAAGTGCAGGTAGTATATCATATTTAAAGAAATCAAATGTACAGGTATTTGCAGGTCCAGCGATTCCGTTAGACTAA
- a CDS encoding tRNA dihydrouridine synthase, translating to MNFTLLSSPLQGFTDFRFRNAQNKYFGGIDTFYAPYIRLNGKMKIKSSYDKDLQLENNKTLEVIPQIITNKVEEFLFVAKYVQELGYKELNWNLGCPYPMVTKSGMGSGLIANRAKIDAILDQVHHETDIVVSMKMRLGYENSNEILSTFPILEKYPLKNVAIHARIGKQLYKGGVDLNAFQKCIDTSKHLLYYNGDITSIEEFKKIQQRFPAIKHFMIGRGLIADPFLPSMIKENATEYPKDRWSIFRDFHEEIYQQYDAALSGPTPIKMKMLGFWEYFSKSFSNPHKTYKKIKKATSPQKYQQAVKEILDNEK from the coding sequence ATGAACTTTACCTTATTATCTTCTCCTTTGCAAGGATTTACTGATTTCCGGTTTCGAAATGCTCAAAACAAATATTTTGGAGGTATTGATACTTTTTATGCTCCATACATTCGGTTAAACGGAAAAATGAAAATTAAATCGAGTTATGATAAAGATTTGCAGCTTGAAAATAATAAAACATTAGAGGTGATTCCTCAAATTATAACGAATAAAGTTGAAGAGTTTTTATTTGTTGCAAAATATGTGCAAGAGCTAGGCTATAAGGAGCTAAATTGGAACTTGGGCTGCCCCTATCCTATGGTAACTAAGTCAGGAATGGGCTCAGGACTTATTGCTAATCGTGCTAAAATTGATGCAATATTAGATCAAGTACATCATGAAACAGATATTGTAGTATCTATGAAAATGAGATTAGGATATGAAAATAGCAACGAAATACTAAGCACCTTCCCTATTCTTGAAAAATATCCTTTAAAAAATGTAGCGATTCATGCCAGAATAGGCAAGCAGCTTTATAAAGGCGGCGTTGATTTGAATGCTTTCCAAAAATGTATTGATACTTCAAAGCATTTGCTATACTATAATGGAGATATTACTTCTATAGAGGAATTTAAAAAAATACAACAGCGCTTTCCTGCTATTAAGCATTTTATGATAGGCCGTGGTTTGATAGCCGACCCGTTTTTACCTAGTATGATTAAAGAAAATGCCACGGAATATCCAAAAGATAGATGGAGTATTTTTAGAGATTTTCATGAAGAAATTTATCAGCAATACGATGCTGCTTTATCTGGACCAACTCCTATAAAAATGAAAATGTTAGGTTTTTGGGAGTATTTTTCTAAATCTTTTTCAAACCCTCATAAAACATATAAAAAAATAAAAAAAGCAACCTCTCCACAGAAGTATCAGCAAGCAGTAAAAGAAATACTAGATAACGAAAAATAA
- a CDS encoding multidrug effflux MFS transporter, which translates to MQKQKKSQLEFIALMASLMSLVALAIDALLPALKQIGISIGIAYVNDNQLLITMIFLGLGLGQLIAGPISDSIGRKPLIYWGFAVFVIASFICVTAESLEMMVVGRILQGIGLSAPRTISIAMVRDSFSGDYMARIMSFIVVVFILIPVVAPAIGKIMLDLYGWKSIFYSQLIFGVLVIIWFWKRQPETLSNHHKKKFSTNLFVNGFKEFIKHKAAIIFTLISGFITGAFMVYLSASQTIFQEQYGLVNEFPFIFAGLAIAVGFATFLNGAFVVKYGMLRLISVFLVLFTIIPLIYLFLFYQKSNPSIIVLLSFFGVQFFAIGFLFGNLRALAMQPIGYIAGVGAAINGFFSTIMAVPIASYIGSFINTTALPLFIGFLVCGVFSLALLAIFKKEKSNNFSNQT; encoded by the coding sequence ATGCAAAAACAAAAAAAATCGCAATTAGAATTTATTGCGTTAATGGCTTCATTAATGTCATTAGTGGCACTTGCTATAGATGCTTTACTTCCTGCATTAAAACAGATAGGAATTTCTATAGGTATTGCATACGTTAACGATAACCAACTATTAATAACCATGATATTTTTAGGCTTGGGACTAGGACAATTAATAGCAGGGCCTATTTCAGATAGTATTGGAAGAAAGCCATTAATTTACTGGGGGTTTGCTGTGTTTGTTATAGCTAGTTTTATATGTGTGACTGCTGAAAGTTTAGAAATGATGGTGGTAGGTAGAATATTACAAGGAATTGGACTTTCTGCTCCTAGAACGATTAGTATAGCCATGGTTAGAGATAGTTTTAGTGGTGACTATATGGCTAGAATCATGTCTTTTATAGTAGTTGTATTTATTCTGATTCCAGTAGTAGCTCCTGCAATAGGAAAAATAATGCTTGATTTATATGGATGGAAATCTATTTTCTATAGCCAGTTGATCTTTGGAGTATTGGTGATTATTTGGTTTTGGAAAAGACAACCTGAGACGTTGAGTAATCATCATAAAAAAAAGTTTTCCACCAATTTATTTGTAAATGGTTTTAAAGAGTTTATAAAGCACAAAGCAGCTATTATTTTTACATTAATATCTGGCTTTATAACAGGGGCATTCATGGTATATTTATCAGCTTCGCAAACAATATTTCAAGAACAATATGGTTTGGTAAATGAATTTCCGTTTATTTTTGCAGGACTGGCTATAGCTGTTGGTTTTGCTACTTTTTTAAATGGTGCTTTTGTTGTAAAATATGGAATGTTACGGCTTATTTCTGTATTTTTAGTTTTATTCACAATCATTCCTCTTATATATCTTTTTCTATTTTATCAAAAGAGCAATCCTTCTATTATTGTACTGCTAAGTTTTTTTGGGGTTCAGTTTTTTGCCATTGGTTTTTTGTTTGGAAATTTGAGAGCTTTAGCCATGCAGCCTATTGGATACATTGCTGGTGTAGGAGCCGCTATTAATGGCTTTTTTTCAACAATAATGGCAGTTCCAATAGCTTCTTATATTGGAAGTTTTATAAACACTACTGCCCTACCTCTTTTTATAGGCTTTTTAGTTTGTGGGGTATTTTCTTTAGCGCTATTGGCTATTTTTAAAAAGGAAAAGTCTAACAATTTTTCAAATCAAACATAA
- a CDS encoding pseudouridine synthase codes for MKIPIIYQDEHMLCVSKPNNTLVHHAHHSRNVSNEKSLLQLLDEQIGGKYYPIHRLDRKTSGIILLAKKTEYVAKFQKLFTNNEIQKTYYGVIRGHSPKAKIIDTPVKGRDGKVYKEAETQLKTLQTITLNIPVKPYETSRYSLVELKPKTGRLHQLRIHMNKISHPLIGDAKYGDKNHDMMYVNNFGWENMFLHASSLEFVHPFSKEVLFLKSDLPKDWSSLLKEFKWEI; via the coding sequence TTGAAGATTCCTATTATTTATCAAGACGAACATATGCTTTGTGTATCAAAACCTAATAATACTTTGGTGCATCATGCACACCATTCGCGTAATGTTTCTAATGAAAAATCATTACTACAGCTATTAGACGAACAAATTGGAGGAAAATATTACCCGATTCATCGCTTAGATCGTAAAACATCTGGAATTATTCTATTAGCTAAAAAAACAGAGTATGTAGCTAAGTTTCAAAAATTATTTACCAATAATGAAATACAAAAAACTTATTACGGGGTTATTAGAGGACATTCTCCTAAAGCAAAAATTATTGACACGCCAGTAAAAGGACGTGATGGGAAGGTGTATAAAGAGGCGGAAACTCAATTAAAAACTTTACAAACGATCACTTTAAACATTCCTGTAAAACCTTATGAAACTTCTCGGTATAGTTTGGTTGAATTGAAGCCAAAAACGGGAAGGTTGCATCAACTGCGAATTCATATGAATAAAATTAGTCATCCATTAATAGGAGATGCCAAGTATGGAGATAAAAACCATGACATGATGTATGTAAATAACTTTGGATGGGAAAACATGTTTTTGCATGCCAGCAGCTTAGAATTTGTACACCCTTTTAGCAAAGAGGTCTTGTTTTTAAAATCGGATTTACCCAAGGATTGGAGTAGCTTATTAAAAGAGTTCAAATGGGAGATTTAA
- the chrA gene encoding chromate efflux transporter, translating to MGDLKEIAFVFFKLGCIAFGGPAAHIAMMEEEVVQKRKWISRQHFLDLMGATHLIPGPNSTELTMHCGYQRGGILGVFVAGISFIFPAVIITGVFAWLYVSYGKLPEIIPFIYGIKPAVLVIIAMAILKLGKKAVKGYELTLLGILVILAALLGCNEVVVLLVAGGIGTIYFHLKKQQFTQKNHLIVLPLFLLKVSSIPKIILSSSIFWSFLKVGAILYGSGYVLFAYLDAELVASGLLSRQELIDAIAIGQLTPGPVLSTATFIGYQLNGISGAIAATIGIFLPSFIFVLILNPLVDKMRASKILSYFLDSVNVAAVAIMLVVLIKMGYSSLISYREFIILGISILLIYKIKKMNSIWLVPIGAIIGYLLTFI from the coding sequence ATGGGAGATTTAAAAGAAATAGCTTTTGTGTTTTTTAAATTAGGATGTATTGCTTTTGGCGGCCCAGCGGCTCATATAGCCATGATGGAAGAGGAAGTTGTTCAGAAGCGAAAGTGGATTTCAAGACAGCATTTTTTGGACCTTATGGGAGCTACTCACTTGATTCCAGGACCTAACTCAACTGAATTAACCATGCATTGTGGCTACCAAAGAGGTGGAATATTGGGCGTGTTTGTTGCTGGTATTTCTTTTATTTTTCCAGCAGTTATCATAACAGGTGTTTTTGCTTGGCTCTATGTTTCTTATGGAAAATTACCAGAAATAATCCCGTTTATTTATGGTATAAAACCGGCAGTATTAGTGATTATAGCTATGGCAATACTAAAATTGGGAAAGAAAGCAGTAAAAGGCTATGAATTGACGCTTTTAGGAATCTTAGTAATACTAGCTGCTTTATTAGGTTGTAATGAAGTAGTTGTTTTACTCGTAGCTGGCGGTATAGGTACTATTTATTTTCATCTAAAAAAACAGCAATTTACCCAAAAGAATCACTTAATAGTTTTGCCTTTATTTTTATTAAAAGTTTCTTCTATTCCGAAAATAATTCTTTCTTCTTCTATATTTTGGAGTTTTTTAAAAGTTGGAGCTATTTTGTATGGAAGCGGATATGTTCTATTTGCTTATTTAGATGCGGAGTTAGTTGCTAGCGGATTGCTTTCAAGGCAAGAACTAATTGATGCTATTGCTATTGGCCAACTTACTCCTGGCCCAGTACTTTCTACAGCTACTTTTATAGGATATCAATTAAACGGTATATCAGGTGCTATTGCTGCTACCATAGGTATATTTTTACCGTCTTTTATTTTTGTGCTTATTTTAAATCCTCTTGTAGATAAAATGAGAGCTTCTAAAATACTATCTTACTTTTTAGATTCAGTAAATGTAGCTGCCGTTGCTATCATGCTCGTAGTGTTGATTAAAATGGGATATAGCTCTTTAATTAGCTATAGGGAATTTATAATTCTGGGAATCAGTATTTTATTAATTTATAAAATAAAAAAAATGAATAGTATATGGCTAGTTCCTATTGGTGCCATTATAGGATATTTACTAACTTTTATATAA
- a CDS encoding Lrp/AsnC family transcriptional regulator: MKKFVLDEIDHQILDILIENARTPFTDIAKKLLVSAGTIHVRVKKMEDEGIIQGSTLTLNYEKMGYSFIAHVGVFLDKTSKTQYVLENLRLIPNVTVAYVTAGKYNIFCKVRAKGTNEAKEIIYRIDDIEGVSRTETMISLEESINDKKRMMHAIFKEL, encoded by the coding sequence ATGAAGAAATTTGTCCTTGATGAAATAGACCATCAAATTTTAGACATTTTAATAGAAAATGCGCGTACTCCGTTTACAGACATTGCCAAAAAACTTTTAGTTTCTGCAGGAACCATCCATGTTCGTGTAAAAAAAATGGAAGATGAAGGAATTATTCAAGGTTCAACACTAACGTTGAATTACGAAAAAATGGGATATTCTTTTATTGCACATGTAGGTGTTTTTTTAGATAAAACATCAAAAACTCAATACGTACTAGAAAACTTACGTTTGATACCTAATGTAACAGTAGCCTATGTTACTGCTGGTAAATACAATATTTTTTGTAAAGTAAGAGCAAAAGGAACTAATGAAGCTAAAGAAATCATTTATAGAATAGATGATATTGAAGGTGTTAGTAGAACTGAAACTATGATTTCATTAGAGGAGAGCATCAATGATAAAAAAAGAATGATGCACGCTATTTTTAAAGAACTGTAA
- a CDS encoding M14 family zinc carboxypeptidase, producing MTLLNVKKLQQDYLKIKESTLSGKWISFQDIKPLLANIASHFSSEKIGNSEKGVPIYKVSIGTGKKKILIWSQMHGNESTGTKAIFDLFNFLIQEQASVLVRKILEECTLEIIPMLNPDGSLAYTRVNSNGIDLNRDAVDLKAKESRLLRTILDRFSPIFCFNLHDQRTIFGVEGTKNPAAISFLAPSEEVTRKITQGRIATMNVIIAMNSFLQQIIPNHIGRYTDEFYPTATGDNFQKLGHNTILIEAGHYPNDYQREKVREYNFYALVQGIYHISIENKYHQYKEYFDIPNNQKVFFDVIHRNKNKKDVAFQYVETIENGTFVTALKKEKEGDLSNFLAHRDIIQKD from the coding sequence ATGACATTGTTAAACGTAAAAAAACTTCAGCAAGACTATCTGAAGATAAAAGAAAGTACTTTATCAGGAAAATGGATTTCTTTTCAAGATATAAAGCCTTTATTAGCGAATATAGCAAGTCATTTTTCTTCAGAAAAAATAGGAAATTCTGAAAAAGGAGTACCTATTTATAAAGTATCAATAGGTACTGGAAAAAAGAAGATTCTTATATGGAGTCAAATGCATGGAAATGAGAGTACTGGAACCAAAGCTATTTTTGATCTATTCAATTTTTTAATACAAGAACAAGCATCTGTATTGGTTCGTAAAATTTTGGAAGAATGTACTTTAGAAATCATTCCTATGTTAAATCCTGATGGCTCTTTAGCATATACTAGAGTAAATTCAAACGGAATTGATTTGAATAGAGATGCTGTTGATTTAAAAGCTAAAGAAAGTAGGTTATTAAGAACTATATTAGATCGTTTTTCTCCAATATTTTGCTTTAATTTACATGACCAACGCACCATTTTTGGTGTTGAAGGAACTAAAAATCCAGCTGCTATATCTTTTTTGGCTCCTTCAGAAGAAGTAACCCGAAAAATTACCCAAGGAAGAATTGCTACCATGAATGTTATTATTGCCATGAACTCTTTCTTACAGCAAATAATACCGAATCATATAGGTCGTTATACTGACGAATTTTATCCAACGGCAACAGGAGATAATTTTCAGAAGCTAGGGCATAATACTATTTTAATAGAAGCAGGGCATTACCCAAATGATTATCAAAGAGAAAAAGTACGAGAATACAACTTCTATGCTTTAGTACAAGGTATCTATCATATTTCAATTGAAAATAAGTATCATCAATATAAAGAATATTTCGATATTCCCAATAATCAAAAGGTTTTCTTTGACGTTATACATAGAAATAAAAACAAAAAAGATGTTGCTTTTCAGTATGTAGAAACGATAGAAAATGGTACCTTTGTAACCGCTTTAAAAAAGGAAAAAGAAGGTGATTTATCCAACTTCTTAGCTCATAGAGATATCATACAAAAAGACTGA
- a CDS encoding aminotransferase class V-fold PLP-dependent enzyme, translating to METLEHYFNQFRKNIVGIDQSFESPYGIQKLIYSDWTASGRLYRPIEEKLLNEFGPFVANTHTETSTSGAAMTLAYHEARNIIKRHVNASKDDVLITEGSGMTGVVNKFQRILGLKVCENLKEHTLIPEEKRPIVFVSHMEHHSNQTSWLETIADVKVIPCNQEGLICLAQFKEILEENKERKLKIASITACSNVTGIKTEYHKIAKIIHDYNGLCFVDFACSAPYVDINMHPEHKEEYLDAVFFSPHKFLGGPGSSGVLIFNKKLYKNMVPDNPGGGTVSYTNPWGDHDYFDDVETREDGGTPAFLQTIKIALAIQLKEKMGTTNIKKREDEINERLFSVLESIEGVHILAPHHKERLSIFSFYFEKYHFNLVVKLLNDRFGIQTRGGCSCAGTYGHFLLNVDKKTSKAIENLILEGCNTEKPGWVRLSVHPTITTTELAFICSSLKTLAENIADWSKDYSYDAIKNDYVHVSSEPIEKRLVKNWFSV from the coding sequence ATGGAAACACTAGAGCATTATTTTAATCAGTTTCGTAAAAATATCGTAGGTATCGATCAATCGTTTGAATCGCCTTATGGAATTCAAAAATTAATTTATAGTGATTGGACTGCAAGCGGGCGATTATACAGGCCGATAGAGGAGAAGCTATTAAATGAATTCGGTCCTTTTGTTGCGAATACGCATACAGAAACATCTACTTCAGGCGCTGCTATGACTTTAGCTTATCATGAAGCAAGAAACATTATTAAACGTCATGTAAATGCAAGTAAAGATGATGTATTGATAACCGAAGGCTCTGGTATGACTGGTGTTGTTAATAAATTTCAACGAATTTTAGGATTAAAGGTATGCGAAAATCTTAAAGAGCATACCCTTATTCCTGAAGAAAAAAGACCTATTGTTTTTGTTAGTCATATGGAACACCATTCTAATCAAACATCATGGTTAGAAACAATAGCTGATGTAAAAGTAATTCCTTGCAATCAGGAAGGTTTAATTTGCTTAGCTCAATTCAAAGAGATTTTAGAAGAAAATAAAGAGCGAAAATTAAAGATCGCTTCCATTACAGCTTGCTCTAATGTTACAGGTATCAAAACAGAATACCATAAAATAGCGAAAATAATACATGATTATAATGGCTTATGCTTCGTAGATTTTGCTTGTTCTGCTCCTTATGTTGATATCAATATGCACCCTGAACATAAAGAGGAATATTTAGATGCTGTTTTCTTTTCACCTCATAAATTTTTAGGGGGTCCAGGAAGTTCAGGGGTCTTAATTTTTAATAAAAAACTCTATAAAAATATGGTACCTGATAACCCAGGAGGAGGAACGGTTAGCTATACTAACCCTTGGGGTGACCATGATTATTTTGATGATGTAGAAACTCGTGAAGATGGAGGTACTCCAGCTTTTTTACAAACTATTAAAATAGCCTTAGCTATTCAGTTAAAAGAAAAGATGGGAACTACTAATATTAAAAAAAGAGAAGATGAAATAAATGAGCGTTTGTTTTCAGTCTTAGAAAGTATTGAAGGAGTACATATATTAGCCCCTCATCATAAAGAAAGATTGAGTATATTTTCTTTTTACTTTGAAAAGTACCATTTTAATTTGGTTGTAAAATTATTAAATGATCGTTTTGGTATTCAAACTAGAGGAGGATGCTCTTGTGCAGGAACTTACGGGCATTTTTTATTAAATGTAGATAAAAAGACTTCTAAAGCTATTGAAAATTTAATTTTAGAAGGCTGTAATACTGAAAAGCCAGGATGGGTTCGCTTATCTGTTCATCCAACAATCACAACAACAGAATTAGCTTTTATTTGTAGCTCATTAAAAACTTTAGCAGAAAATATAGCTGATTGGTCCAAAGATTATAGCTATGATGCTATTAAAAATGATTACGTACATGTTTCATCAGAACCAATAGAAAAAAGATTGGTTAAAAATTGGTTCTCTGTATAA